The DNA region CACTGGAGAATAAAAGCTAAAAATTAAAGCAGATAAGCCACCAGAACTGGTTAGGTAAGTTGTAAGACATTGTTTAGGTAAGTTGATCATCTCGTTTCTAGTTTAAAACATACCACCAATTGAGTTCCCAACCAGATGTGCTGGTTCACCCACAACTTCAATAATGAAATCTCTAAGCATTTCAGCCCACATGAGTTCAGTGTATTCAATATTTGGCTTTTCCGATTTGCCAAATCCTAATAGTGTGATGGCCCATACTCGATTTCCACCTTCAGCAATGGCGCGTATGTTGTCACGGTAATGCTCCAAGAAGGCTCCAAAACCATGAACCAGAAGAGTAGCAGGACCTTCTTCACCCACAACTGTATACTGACAAAAGGATAGTAGTATCGTAGTGAAAGAGTAGGTACCCCAATCTACAACATAAAGCTAGCCAAGTATTTATCCAGATTACAAGGCACAGAATATCTTTGAAATAGAAAAGAATTAGATAGCCTTTCCATCTCCAGATACGAATACAAAATCTTCTGTCATCACTTAACTGACTTTTTAGAGCGAGAAGCAAATACCACTGTCACAAAACATAACTCAGTTGCTTACAAATATGTTATGCAATACATAATGTTTTTTTGCAAACAAAGCAACTTAGGTAAGTCTCCGAAAAGCCACTTCAATCAAAACATAAATACAATTTTCGCATAACTGGTACAGCACCTCCATTGAGCACACCGAATCAACAGTTGCGGCAATTGTAGCGGATGAATATCCAAAAGGAGATAGAAATCCAGAATCTCGTTCTTTCTTATACTTGAGAGCTTCAAAATATACTCTTCTTCTGGATAGGATAAAAGAAAAAAGGCAGGACCAAAGAGTAGTAAATGAAGCTCCATCCCGACTTTCAGCACAGGGCATCTGTTCATGTATTCTGCAACAAGATTATCCCAAAAGAACCTTTTAGTTAATGCAGGAATGAAGTGGAAAGGAATATCTGatcattaagttttttttacgGTAAAATATGACCACGTACTCCCACCAGTAGTGATCACGTTCTGTTCCCTCCAAATATCTCAAGTATGCACCCAAAGCTTTCAATGCTTTACTCGTCCCCCCTCCCAGAGAATTTCCCTTTGTAGTGACAAACATAGAATTCTCGCGCTTCTTTGATGGGACCTGGACATGTCTAGAACTCGAATTGTTTAGATTTCTTTGCCCAGGcttcaaaatttccttcatcaaaatcatttcaGCGCACATCTCTTTCATTGAATTCCAACTCTCTTCCATTTTGCATGGATTTTCTTTGATAAATTGTTTCAAATCATTAAATGTGGGGATGGGACCTGAATCATAGTAAAGCGATTATGGTCACTACTACTTGCAAGATATATCTTCGACAAATTTAGTAACGAAACAAATCAAGTAGAAGTATAAGCAGAAGCATTAACAATATGGGAACTCTTACCCCAATCCACTTCCATGTTTCGACCAGTTAATGTTGCGGAAGACAGTGGCAAAGTTACTGGCAATCTAAGTTTGGTAAATTCATCGTATGAATCTGGAATACCCTTCAAGCTCTACATAATCACACACTCATCCAATCAATTGCTCGATAGTAACTAAGTGAATCACCAACCAGCACctcaaaaacaaataaacaaaccaaTCAAGACAACGACAACTACCTTCACATCATAAAACGGAGACTGCCACAGCACAAACTTGGGGGAAGACCGCATTGCCGCCAAGGTGTCCCTGACACTATCAGTCATATTCCTTAAGCCATACTCCACCTCCTCCTCGGCATATACCGTACTAAAAAACTGAACCAGTTGCAATCCTCTCCAATGATGAGTGGTTCAACTACTCTCATACAATATAGAAACCTACCCACAGCTTGGATACTGATGTGGCGGAATTCCAATCCAATCCTGCatttcactactacaaaattaacTATAACTGGCGGTTCAAAAATCGACAAAAAACGTATATTACTgtcggattttaagcaaaatcaGACACAATATGGATGCAGTgacggatataataagcgacagaattgccagcgtcaggaaatgaattttccgacagaaactaatctaaaaccgacagaaattgtgtcggatataaccgacagagaataaattaataatgaataaataatagcattttctgtcggataaaaccgacagaaaatatacaaaaccgacagaacttgtgtcggttataaccgacaggaaatatattaataataaaaaagaccattttctgtcggataaACCGACAGAACATATAAAAACCGACAGAACTGGGAATATATTAATGATAAATAAGAccattttctgtcggataaaaccgacagcagggtgattaataataaaaaaaatataaaaaggacATGACAGCATTatcccttctccttctccttctggtTGAGCATTCTTCTTCTGCTCGAAATGACCCAACATGCTTGAACCAGATTCTGCAGCTAATGAGCAAACCAGATTGAGCTAATAAGGTACACCATATTCTTCACTTCTTATAGTTCATCCTGAAAATACAAAGCAATGAGGATCAAATTGGTTGACCATCTCCGGCCACTGATTGATGAAATGGCGAAGAGTATGATTTGGGACTTCAACTACAAAATATGTTGTCCTATTGACTAAACAACCATGAAAATTCCCATTTACATTTTACCATAGAAAAACAACTCCTCAAGTAAAGTTAATTCCACCTACTTTAGTTTTTCAAGCCATATAAATCACAAAGTTGAATTTGAACTACGTGAAAGAATGAAAGTACCTGCACTGGCTTTCTCCTCAACACCTGAAATGCTTCTGCTCTCATCGACAAAAATCTAAGAAATTTTTTAGTGAGTATATTTTCAAGCTCATCTGCATGCTTTACATATACAAGAGAGAACGCACAAAAAAATGAGATAAGGGAAAAAATATGGGATATTGATTTCAATTCTATGAAtctatatacaacaacaaatcttGCAGGTGAGAATTGCACCATGAGAGATTACCTGAGGAAAGCCACACTGATTGGGCATTTGAACAGATGGGGAAAGTCATGCCAAATTGAGTACAAGTGCCTAACAAATtcacagaaacaaaaaaaacacatcCAATTTTTAACTATAGGATCAAACTCGAATTCAGTTCAGAAACCTAACAGATACATTGAATTCCAACCAGGCTTCATCATTTACATATTATCACAAGATTAACATAAAACTTCACTAAAATTTacaagaaattaataaaatatgagaGATAAGTTCACTTCATTTGTATTGCAATTAATACCAAAACCACCATGAATTCACAATTAACAGTACCTGTAATGACGGAAGCCCACTCGTCACGAAACTTAAACCTGGAACTCCGAAGCACCTTCCTACAAGAATTCAGAATCTGATTCTGAACACCCAAATCAAGCAATCGGAGCCCCGCCCTAGCCATAAGCCTAATCTCCATTTCCGCCCAGAGATCTTTCGGAACCCTCCCCTTCCCAAACTCCAGGAGCTCCCTCAATGACCCGCCTGCCGATTCTGGATCCTCTGCGTACGCTGAGAGCCCAGGATTGACCCGCATCGATGTCAACCCGTCCTTTCCAAAATCAAACACGGCGCCATTACCGCCATCGGCTCCGTACCCGAAACAAGCTCGGATCTTTGAAGCGAAACGAAGACGATGAGTGGGTTCCCAAAAAGACCACCACCTAGCTTCAAACTTAACGACATTCGCCGGAATTCGTCGCTGTGATGACATGCATGCACAGATTCAAAGCAGAGATTAAACCCCAGAGATTTTCGACATAAtactcatcacaaatggattAGAACCCACACAATCAAGAGGGGAAAATAACTCATACCTGAGATGGAGTTCGAGATAGCTGAAGCTCTCAGTGTTAATGGCAAAGCACACGGTGATGCATCGATGATACATGCAACGCTGCAGGTTGATTCCCCATGTCCCAAGGGTTCGATGTTCAGATTTTTTAGGGTTGATTTGGTCATAATTGAAAGGAATGGTGGGGGTTCCTTCTCAGAGcttagagagagggagagtgccGAGAGTTAGAGTTAGGTTTCAGAAAAATGAAGGAGATGAGTGAGGGCTGGatgtgggtataaaaaaaaattcattactgtcggttaaaatcgacaaaaacattttttaaaatataaaccgACGGAAAATTTTCATtcctgtcggttttaaccgacagtacAAAAAATGGCAGCAATATTACCCCAAAATTCcctctcaaaattttaaattccctcccaaaattttaaattccccccaaaattttgttactattttaaaataaaataataattgtttggtttaataaataaataaaaaaatgtatttaagTAGAAtaagtttttaaaaattaaataaatcattgtttttttttcgtcgaaaataaataattgtttggtttaatatatAACTATTAACTACATcttgtaaacttttttttttgtcatgttCATTGTTAATTtggataatccaattaaaatattccaaaaaaaattgaacattttGCTGTTATTTACTAATTGTGTGTATCTTTTAcacgttttttatattttgccatgttctttgttatattttgccatgattataAACATACATACTATTTTGTTttgtctaatatatatatatatatatatatatatatactgacaTACTACAAAATGTATAATAATTCTACATAAAATATTTACCAAATATTATTGAATTACATATACAGAAGCACAAAGATTGATGTACAAATATCCGAAACttagaaattttaaattatgaTGATGAtctgaaaatttcaaaaaaaaaatttgcaaccgaaaatccaaaattttcaatCTGAAAGATAAGTTAGTTTCAAAatgttttaaattaaaaataaaataaaaaaaaaccttagttATTACGGAATCTGTTTGGAAATCACCCTACTGTtgccatacaacaacaacaaaatgaaaTCTTATCTTActaaaattaatcaattatatAAATAATAGAACGCCACTCAATTttgctacactcctcgaccctataagaatgcaatgaataaatttgatcttcaatttaaaatatttacactattggataccacaaaatattactttatacttaatggaagtataacattaactcttaagtgtttatttaatctaccgttttgatgtgatacacattgtacgaaacttttttcaatgatctaaccgtcaaacttgtttgtacacactccaagatcacatacgtaaaaaattacaaaaaacaaaggttcagagattaggtaacggaacaaaagttttcgacggttataaacgaaaaatcacaatttaacggttactttagctccggttttgatgattttttttacagctacactcctcgaccctataagaatgcaatgaacgaatttgatcttcaatttaaaatatttacactagttgataccacaaaatcttattttatacttaatagaagtataatattaactctaagtgttggtttaatctaccgttttgatgtgatacgcattttatgaaacgtttctcaacgatccaaccgtcaaacttgtttgtacacactccaagatcacatacgtaaaaaatcgtaaaaaacaaacattcagatattaggtaacaaaacaaaagtttttgatggttataaacgaaaaatcacaatttaacggttattttagctccgattttgatgattttttgcagctacactcctcaatcctataagaatgcaatgaatgaattcgatcttcaatttaaaatatttacactagtggataaatcatattttatacttaatggaagtacaacat from Malus domestica chromosome 01, GDT2T_hap1 includes:
- the LOC139191069 gene encoding uncharacterized protein; the encoded protein is MTDSVRDTLAAMRSSPKFVLWQSPFYDVKSLKGIPDSYDEFTKLRLPVTLPLSSATLTGRNMEVDWGPIPTFNDLKQFIKENPCKMEESWNSMKEMCAEMILMKEILKPGQRNLNNSSSRHVQVPSKKRENSMFVTTKGNSLGGGTSKALKALGAYLRYLEGTERDHYWWEIHEQMPCAESRDGASFTTLWSCLFSFILSRRRVYFEALKYKKERDSGFLSPFGYSSATIAATVDSVCSMEVLYQLCENCIYVLIEVAFRRLT